In Pyrus communis chromosome 1, drPyrComm1.1, whole genome shotgun sequence, the following are encoded in one genomic region:
- the LOC137717022 gene encoding uncharacterized protein isoform X2 — MERTPPRKPRRDTADMLTWKEVPHSDSPPTASSAHRSHQPSDGISKVLHGGQITDEEAQSLNKQKPCSGYKLKEITGNGIFAAGSGKDAAPESNNASNKTGLRIYQQALNGISQISFSVDEHVTPKKPVTVPEVAKQRELSGTLQSNSDLKSKKSGSNAKSKELTGNDIFGPPPEVVPRSLAAAHTLQTRETRDIGEPAPRNLRTSVKVSNPAGGQSNIMFSEEPVSMNSRKIHNQKLAELTGNDIFKGDVAPGSAEKPLSTAKLREMNGSNIFADGKASSRDYLGGVRKPPGGESSIALV, encoded by the exons ATGGAGAGAACACCACCGAGAAAGCCTCGCAGAGACACTGCCGATATGCTGACGTGGAAAGAGGTCCCACACTCCGACTCTCCGCCCACCGCCTCCTCCGCCCACCGCTCTCATCAG CCGTCGGATGGAATCAGCAAGGTGCTCCATGGCGGTCAGATCACTGATGAAGAAGCTCAGAGCCTCAACAAACA GAAGCCTTGTTCAGGCTATAAACTGAAGGAGATTACTGGAAATGGCATATTTGCAGCGGGTTCAGGCAAGGACGCTGCACCAGAATCTAATAATGCTAGTAACAAAACAGGGCTTCGAATTTATCAGCAAGCACTCAATGGAATCAGCCAAATCTCATTCAGTGTTGATGAACATGTCACGCCTAAGAAGCCTGTCACTGTTCCTGAGGTTGCCAAGCAGCGTGAATTGAGTGGGACATTGCAGTCCAACTCCGATTTAAAATCCAAGAAGAGCGGATCAAATGCCAAGTCAAAGGAGCTCACTGGAAATGACATCTTTGGCCCTCCTCCTGAAGTCGTGCCTCGATCATTGGCTGCTGCTCACACCCTGCAAACTAGAGAAACCAGAGACATTGGGGAGCCTGCACCCCGAAATCTACGCACCTCTGTCAAAGTTTCAAAT CCTGCTGGAGGTCAGAGTAATATTATGTTCAGTGAGGAACCTGTTTCCATGAATTCTAGGAAAATACATAACCAGAAGCTTGCAGAGCTGACAGGGAATGATATATTTAAAGGTGATGTTGCTCCAGGGTCTGCTGAAAAGCCCCTAAGCACGGCTAAGCTGAGAGAGATGAATGGCAGCAACATCTTTGCTGATGGAAAGGCATCATCCAGAGACTATCTGGGTGGTGTTCGCAAGCCCCCCGGTGGAGAGAGCAGCATTGCCTTGGTTTAA
- the LOC137717022 gene encoding uncharacterized protein isoform X1: protein MLWDFITFALFIYEYYFLLIQNSKLSQNPIAGQRTKRDSDQRERVRPKTMERTPPRKPRRDTADMLTWKEVPHSDSPPTASSAHRSHQPSDGISKVLHGGQITDEEAQSLNKQKPCSGYKLKEITGNGIFAAGSGKDAAPESNNASNKTGLRIYQQALNGISQISFSVDEHVTPKKPVTVPEVAKQRELSGTLQSNSDLKSKKSGSNAKSKELTGNDIFGPPPEVVPRSLAAAHTLQTRETRDIGEPAPRNLRTSVKVSNPAGGQSNIMFSEEPVSMNSRKIHNQKLAELTGNDIFKGDVAPGSAEKPLSTAKLREMNGSNIFADGKASSRDYLGGVRKPPGGESSIALV from the exons atgttATGGGATTTTATTACttttgctttatttatttatgaatacTATTTTCTActcattcaaaattcaaaattatctcaAAACCCCATAGCCGGCCAAAGGACGAAGAGAGACTCAGACCAGAGGGAGAGAGTGAGACCGAAAACAATGGAGAGAACACCACCGAGAAAGCCTCGCAGAGACACTGCCGATATGCTGACGTGGAAAGAGGTCCCACACTCCGACTCTCCGCCCACCGCCTCCTCCGCCCACCGCTCTCATCAG CCGTCGGATGGAATCAGCAAGGTGCTCCATGGCGGTCAGATCACTGATGAAGAAGCTCAGAGCCTCAACAAACA GAAGCCTTGTTCAGGCTATAAACTGAAGGAGATTACTGGAAATGGCATATTTGCAGCGGGTTCAGGCAAGGACGCTGCACCAGAATCTAATAATGCTAGTAACAAAACAGGGCTTCGAATTTATCAGCAAGCACTCAATGGAATCAGCCAAATCTCATTCAGTGTTGATGAACATGTCACGCCTAAGAAGCCTGTCACTGTTCCTGAGGTTGCCAAGCAGCGTGAATTGAGTGGGACATTGCAGTCCAACTCCGATTTAAAATCCAAGAAGAGCGGATCAAATGCCAAGTCAAAGGAGCTCACTGGAAATGACATCTTTGGCCCTCCTCCTGAAGTCGTGCCTCGATCATTGGCTGCTGCTCACACCCTGCAAACTAGAGAAACCAGAGACATTGGGGAGCCTGCACCCCGAAATCTACGCACCTCTGTCAAAGTTTCAAAT CCTGCTGGAGGTCAGAGTAATATTATGTTCAGTGAGGAACCTGTTTCCATGAATTCTAGGAAAATACATAACCAGAAGCTTGCAGAGCTGACAGGGAATGATATATTTAAAGGTGATGTTGCTCCAGGGTCTGCTGAAAAGCCCCTAAGCACGGCTAAGCTGAGAGAGATGAATGGCAGCAACATCTTTGCTGATGGAAAGGCATCATCCAGAGACTATCTGGGTGGTGTTCGCAAGCCCCCCGGTGGAGAGAGCAGCATTGCCTTGGTTTAA
- the LOC137737159 gene encoding uncharacterized protein isoform X1, which yields MSKEEMGRPRSFRSKAAHFVSDLTTVFLNPISDKPSKPSPPPPLSEDVDDSKRSQNGSISEENPANVVDGPDTSSFSAFLYSLLSSSESGDTNKNSDEQIDDQMDRSNPSSDSAMKGNAGKRSLLSKGKQSLSKVMFQAARFGGYRSQERKGNPDMKVDDANDSNFTRVEMRPMQKAPTPVPLVDHPDISEPSLLLTEITRTALYTSMPALVQGRKWLLLYSTWRHGISLSTLYRRSMLWPGLSLLVVGDRKGAVFGGLVEAPLRPTNKKYQGTNDTFVFTNTPGHPVIFRPTAGANRYFTLCSNDFLAIGGGGHFALYLDSELLSGSSSCSETYGNPCLANSEDFEVKEVELWGFVYATKYEEVLALSRMESPGICRW from the exons ATGTCAAAGGAAGAGATGGGTAGGCCACGGTCGTTTCGGAGCAAGGCTGCCCACTTTGTATCTGATCTCACCACTGTCTTCCTCAACCCCATTTCTGACAAGCCCTCCAAaccctctcctcctcctcctctctct GAAGATGTGGATGACTCCAAAAGAAGTCAAAATGGATCAATCAGCGAAGAGAATCCCGCTAATGTTGTTGATGGGCCCGACACGTCTTCCTTTAGTGCATTCCTCTACTCACTATTGTCGTCTTCAGAGTCTGGAGATACTAATAAAAATTCAGATGAGCAGATTGATGATCAGATGGATAGGAGCAACCCATCATCTGATTCCGCAATGAAAGGAAATGCTGGAAAGAGAAGTTTGCTTTCTAAGGGGAAACAGTCGCTTAGTAAAGTTATGTTCCAGGCTGCAAGATTTGGTGGGTATCGGAGTCAAGAGCGCAAGGGTAACcctgacatgaaagttgatgatgcAAATGATTCGAACTTCACTAGAGTTGAGATGAGGCCTATGCAGAAAGCCCCAACGCCTGTGCCTTTGGTTGATCACCCAGACATTTCTGAACCTTCTTTACTTCTTACAGAAATAACTAGAACTGCTCTTTATACTTCAATGCCAGCGCTTGTTCAAGGACGGAAATGGTTGTTGCTGTATAG TACATGGAGGCATGGCATATCATTGTCAACCCTATACAGAAGAAGCATGCTTTGGCCTGGCCTCAGTTTGCTG gTTGTTGGAGACCGTAAAGGCGCAGTTTTTGGCGGCTTGGTGGAGGCACCTCTTAGACCAACCAACAAGAAGTATCAG GGAACAAATGATACATTTGTTTTCACAAATACACCCGGCCATCCTGTTATATTTCGCCCTACAG CAGGTGCAAATCGCTATTTCACATTGTGCTCCAATGACTTTTTAGCAATTGGCGGGGGTGGTCATTTTGCGCTATATTTGGACAGTGAGCT ATTGAGTGGATCAAGCTCGTGCTCCGAAACCTATGGGAATCCTTGTCTTGCAAACTCAGAAGACTTTGAGGTGAAAGAAGTTGAG TTATGGGGCTTCGTATATGCTACCAAGTATGAGGAAGTACTTGCTCTAAGCCGTATGGAGTCACCTGGGATTTGCCGTTGGTGA
- the LOC137737159 gene encoding uncharacterized protein isoform X2 translates to MSKEEMGRPRSFRSKAAHFVSDLTTVFLNPISDKPSKPSPPPPLSEDVDDSKRSQNGSISEENPANVVDGPDTSSFSAFLYSLLSSSESGDTNKNSDEQIDDQMDRSNPSSDSAMKGNAGKRSLLSKGKQSLSKVMFQAARFGGYRSQERKGNPDMKVDDANDSNFTRVEMRPMQKAPTPVPLVDHPDISEPSLLLTEITRTALYTSMPALVQGRKWLLLYSTWRHGISLSTLYRRSMLWPGLSLLVVGDRKGAVFGGLVEAPLRPTNKKYQGTNDTFVFTNTPGHPVIFRPTGANRYFTLCSNDFLAIGGGGHFALYLDSELLSGSSSCSETYGNPCLANSEDFEVKEVELWGFVYATKYEEVLALSRMESPGICRW, encoded by the exons ATGTCAAAGGAAGAGATGGGTAGGCCACGGTCGTTTCGGAGCAAGGCTGCCCACTTTGTATCTGATCTCACCACTGTCTTCCTCAACCCCATTTCTGACAAGCCCTCCAAaccctctcctcctcctcctctctct GAAGATGTGGATGACTCCAAAAGAAGTCAAAATGGATCAATCAGCGAAGAGAATCCCGCTAATGTTGTTGATGGGCCCGACACGTCTTCCTTTAGTGCATTCCTCTACTCACTATTGTCGTCTTCAGAGTCTGGAGATACTAATAAAAATTCAGATGAGCAGATTGATGATCAGATGGATAGGAGCAACCCATCATCTGATTCCGCAATGAAAGGAAATGCTGGAAAGAGAAGTTTGCTTTCTAAGGGGAAACAGTCGCTTAGTAAAGTTATGTTCCAGGCTGCAAGATTTGGTGGGTATCGGAGTCAAGAGCGCAAGGGTAACcctgacatgaaagttgatgatgcAAATGATTCGAACTTCACTAGAGTTGAGATGAGGCCTATGCAGAAAGCCCCAACGCCTGTGCCTTTGGTTGATCACCCAGACATTTCTGAACCTTCTTTACTTCTTACAGAAATAACTAGAACTGCTCTTTATACTTCAATGCCAGCGCTTGTTCAAGGACGGAAATGGTTGTTGCTGTATAG TACATGGAGGCATGGCATATCATTGTCAACCCTATACAGAAGAAGCATGCTTTGGCCTGGCCTCAGTTTGCTG gTTGTTGGAGACCGTAAAGGCGCAGTTTTTGGCGGCTTGGTGGAGGCACCTCTTAGACCAACCAACAAGAAGTATCAG GGAACAAATGATACATTTGTTTTCACAAATACACCCGGCCATCCTGTTATATTTCGCCCTACAG GTGCAAATCGCTATTTCACATTGTGCTCCAATGACTTTTTAGCAATTGGCGGGGGTGGTCATTTTGCGCTATATTTGGACAGTGAGCT ATTGAGTGGATCAAGCTCGTGCTCCGAAACCTATGGGAATCCTTGTCTTGCAAACTCAGAAGACTTTGAGGTGAAAGAAGTTGAG TTATGGGGCTTCGTATATGCTACCAAGTATGAGGAAGTACTTGCTCTAAGCCGTATGGAGTCACCTGGGATTTGCCGTTGGTGA
- the LOC137746428 gene encoding UDP-N-acetylglucosamine transporter ROCK1-like, with product MAAAKKKIPAPPNSEQMNSRVWLFSLLLTLQYGVQPLISKRFTSREVIVTSSVLTCEIAKVICALIFMARDGSLKKVYREWTLVGALTASGLPAAIYALQNSLLQISYKNLDSLTFSMLNQTKIIFTAFFTYLILRQKQSIQQIGALFLLIMAAVLLSFGESSKKGTSGGSSDQILFSGIIPVLVASVLSGLASSLCQWASQVKKHSSYLMTVEMSIVGSLCLLVSTSKSPDGEAIRKHGYFYGWTLTTWIPVMSNALGGILVGLVTSYAGGVKKGFVIVSALLVTAMLQFIFEGKPPSLYCLLALPLVVSSISIYQKYPYRVKKKEA from the exons ATGGCGGCCGCCAAGAAAAAAATTCCGGCGCCGCCGAACTCTGAGCAAATGAACTCAAGGGTCTGGCTCTTTTCCCTCCTACTCACACTCCAATACGGAGTTCAGCCCCTCATCTCGAAACGCTTCACCAG TAGGGAAGTGATCGTAACGTCGTCGGTTCTGACGTGCGAGATAGCCAAGGTTATCTGTGCCCTAATTTTCATGGCCAGAGACGGCAGCTTGAAGAAGGTGTACAGAGAGTGGACTTTGGTTGGTGCGTTGACCGCCTCGGGGCTCCCTGCCGCCATTTACGCATTGCAGAATAGTTTGCTGCAGATTTCTTACAAGAACCTTGATTCCCTCACCTTCTCAATGCTCAACCAGACTAAAATCATTTTCACTGCTTTCTTTACGTATTTGATTTTAAG GCAGAAGCAATCGATTCAACAGATTGGGGCGCTCTTCTTGTTGATTATGGCCGCTGTCCTTTTAAGTTTTGGGGAAAGCTCCAAAAAAGGGACTAGTGGCGGCAGTTCTGACCAGATATTGTTTAGTGGGATTATTCCCGTTTTGGTGGCCTCTGTGCTCTCAGGTTTGGCGTCCTCTTTGTGTCAATGGGCTTCCCAG GTTAAGAAACACTCATCGTATTTGATGACCGTAGAGATGTCTATTGTGGGAAGTTTATGCTTGTTGGTTAGTACCTCTAAGTCTCCAGATGGAGAAGCTATCAGAAAACATGGCTATTTTTATGGATGGACTTTGACAACTTGG ATCCCAGTTATGTCCAATGCCCTTGGTGGAATTCTTGTTGGCCTAGTCACAAGTTATGCTGGCGGCGTTAAAAAG GGGTTTGTTATTGTTTCTGCCCTTCTTGTTACCGCTATGCTGCAGTTCATTTTTGAAGGGAAACCACCTTCACTGTATTGTCTCCTGGCGCTTCCTCTCGTGGTCAGCAGCATTTCGATATACCAGAAGTATCCATACCGTGTTAAAAAGAAAGAAGCGTAA